One segment of Eschrichtius robustus isolate mEscRob2 chromosome 3, mEscRob2.pri, whole genome shotgun sequence DNA contains the following:
- the LOC137761089 gene encoding small integral membrane protein 10-like protein 2A, with amino-acid sequence MAAALSGLAVRLSRSAATGGSYGAFCKGLTRTLITYFDLAWSSAHELPLLYVVASVILNVRLQVHI; translated from the coding sequence ATGGCGGCGGCCCTGTCGGGCCTGGCTGTACGGCTGTCGCGCTCGGCCGCGACCGGCGGCTCGTACGGCGCCTTCTGCAAGGGGCTCACGCGCACGCTGATCACCTACTTCGACCTGGCCTGGAGTTCTGCGCATGAACTTCCCCTACTTTACGTCGTGGCTTCGGTGATTCTCAACGTGCGCCTGCAGGTACATATTTAG